Proteins encoded together in one Micromonospora kangleipakensis window:
- a CDS encoding ROK family protein has translation MVTTLAIDCGGGGIKASVLDAAGTMRARPLRVPTPYPLPPALFVKTLLDLGARLPAADRLTVGLPGMIRHGVVVATPHYVTRSGPRSKVDPDLVAEWSGYDARSGLAEAFGIPALVLNDAEVHGAGVVAGTGCELVLTLGTGLGSALFDGGVLAPHLELSHAPVRWGTTYDTYVGEPERRRLGDAFWSRRIRQVVDGLRPVFRWDRLYLGGGNSRLIRPEQLARMGDDVVVVPNTAGIVGGVRAWELVGDRLDPTP, from the coding sequence GTGGTGACCACTCTCGCGATCGACTGCGGCGGCGGCGGGATCAAGGCTTCGGTGCTGGACGCCGCCGGGACGATGCGGGCCCGGCCGCTGCGGGTGCCCACGCCGTACCCGCTGCCGCCGGCGCTGTTCGTCAAGACGCTGCTGGATCTCGGCGCCCGGCTGCCGGCGGCGGACCGGCTGACGGTCGGCCTGCCCGGGATGATCCGGCACGGCGTGGTCGTGGCGACCCCGCACTACGTGACCCGGTCCGGACCGCGCAGCAAGGTCGACCCGGACCTGGTCGCCGAGTGGTCCGGGTACGACGCGCGCAGCGGGCTCGCCGAGGCGTTCGGGATCCCGGCGCTGGTGCTCAACGACGCCGAGGTGCACGGCGCGGGCGTGGTCGCCGGGACCGGCTGCGAGCTGGTGCTGACTCTCGGCACCGGGCTGGGCAGCGCGCTCTTCGACGGCGGGGTGCTCGCCCCGCACCTGGAGCTGTCGCACGCCCCGGTGCGCTGGGGCACCACCTACGACACCTACGTGGGGGAGCCGGAGCGGCGCCGGCTCGGCGACGCGTTCTGGTCCCGGCGGATCCGGCAGGTGGTCGACGGGTTGCGCCCGGTGTTCCGCTGGGACCGGCTCTACCTGGGTGGGGGGAACTCCCGGCTGATCCGCCCGGAGCAACTGGCCCGGATGGGGGACGATGTCGTGGTCGTCCCGAACACGGCCGGAATCGTCGGCGGTGTCCGGGCCTGGGAGCTGGTGGGCGACCGGCTGGATCCGACCCCCTGA
- a CDS encoding ABC-F family ATP-binding cassette domain-containing protein yields the protein MSATLIVKDLAAGHGDRLLFSDLELVVAPGDVVGLVGVNGAGKSTLLRTLAGLQPVELGSVSLNPPSATVGYLPQEPERRPGETVRDFLARRTGVAAAQAALDTATEALTAGADGADDAYAEALEGWLGLGGADLEERAEQVAAELGLTVDLDHPMTGLSGGQAARAGLASLLLSRYDIFLLDEPTNDLDLAGLDRLERFVTGLRAGTVLVSHDREFLTRTVTRVLELDLVQQQVRHYGGGYAAYLEEREVARRHARADYEEYADTRAALEARARTQRAWMEKGVKNARRKATDNDKIGRKFRAEATEKQAAKAKQTERLIERLDAVEEPRKEWELRMEIAAAPRAGAVVAALRGAVVRRGGFTLGPVDLQIDWADRVAITGANGSGKSTLLAALLGRLALGEGHAALGPGVVVGEVDQARGLFLGDQPLLDAFGAAVPELTPADVRTLLAKFGLRAAHVLRPAATLSPGERTRAALALLQGRGVNLLVLDEPTNHLDLPAIEQLESALATYPGTLLLVTHDRRMLDAVSVNRRLRVDAGRIAED from the coding sequence ATGAGCGCCACGTTGATCGTCAAGGACCTCGCCGCCGGGCACGGTGACCGGCTGCTCTTCTCCGACCTGGAACTGGTGGTCGCCCCCGGGGACGTTGTCGGGCTGGTGGGGGTGAACGGGGCGGGCAAGTCGACGCTGCTGCGTACCCTGGCCGGGCTCCAGCCGGTCGAGCTGGGCAGCGTCTCGCTGAACCCGCCCAGCGCCACCGTCGGCTACCTGCCGCAGGAGCCGGAGCGCCGGCCGGGCGAGACGGTCCGCGACTTCCTGGCCCGGCGCACCGGGGTCGCCGCGGCGCAGGCCGCGCTCGACACCGCCACCGAGGCGCTCACCGCGGGCGCGGACGGCGCCGACGACGCGTACGCGGAGGCCCTGGAGGGCTGGCTCGGCCTGGGCGGCGCGGACCTGGAGGAACGCGCGGAGCAGGTCGCCGCGGAGCTGGGGCTGACCGTGGACCTGGACCACCCGATGACCGGTCTCTCCGGCGGTCAGGCGGCCCGGGCCGGGCTGGCCTCCCTGCTGCTCAGCCGGTACGACATCTTCCTGCTCGACGAGCCCACCAACGACCTCGACCTGGCCGGGCTGGACCGGTTGGAGCGGTTCGTCACCGGGCTGCGCGCCGGCACCGTGCTGGTCAGCCACGACCGCGAGTTCCTGACCCGGACGGTGACCCGGGTGCTGGAGCTGGACCTCGTCCAGCAGCAGGTCCGGCACTACGGCGGGGGCTACGCGGCGTACCTGGAGGAGCGAGAGGTGGCCCGCCGGCACGCCCGCGCCGACTACGAGGAGTACGCGGACACCCGGGCCGCGCTGGAGGCCCGGGCCCGCACCCAGCGGGCCTGGATGGAGAAGGGCGTGAAGAACGCCCGCCGCAAGGCCACCGACAACGACAAGATCGGCCGGAAGTTCCGCGCCGAGGCGACCGAGAAGCAGGCGGCGAAGGCCAAGCAGACCGAGCGGCTGATCGAGCGGCTCGACGCGGTCGAGGAGCCGCGCAAGGAGTGGGAGCTGCGGATGGAGATCGCCGCCGCGCCCCGCGCCGGCGCCGTCGTGGCCGCGCTCCGCGGAGCCGTGGTACGCCGGGGCGGCTTCACCCTCGGCCCGGTGGACCTCCAGATCGACTGGGCGGACCGGGTGGCGATCACCGGGGCGAACGGCTCCGGCAAGAGCACCCTGCTCGCGGCGCTGCTGGGCCGGCTGGCACTCGGCGAGGGGCACGCCGCGCTCGGTCCCGGGGTGGTGGTCGGCGAGGTCGACCAGGCGCGTGGGCTCTTCCTGGGCGACCAGCCCCTGCTGGACGCCTTCGGCGCCGCCGTACCCGAGCTGACGCCGGCGGACGTGCGGACGCTGCTGGCGAAGTTCGGCCTGCGCGCGGCGCACGTGCTGCGGCCGGCGGCGACCCTCTCGCCGGGCGAGCGGACCCGTGCGGCGCTGGCCCTGCTCCAAGGGCGCGGGGTCAACCTGCTGGTGCTGGACGAGCCGACCAACCACCTGGACCTGCCGGCGATCGAGCAGCTGGAGTCGGCGCTGGCGACCTACCCGGGCACCCTGCTGCTGGTCACCCACGACCGCCGGATGCTGGACGCGGTGAGCGTCAACCGGCGGCTGCGGGTGGACGCCGGACGGATCGCCGAGGATTGA
- a CDS encoding methyltransferase domain-containing protein, with the protein MVAMAQSAPSAERLRAVDGFLAEAWADLARHDDRLRALAVEVRFDRGVAHLAGEVADPAELRLVRDLVGRLAGVLGVWCKVSIGGRNPVVVDLGCGATKQWPGNLGLDIYPAPGVDAVADLSGSLPLADDSVDVFFAVHILEHLIDFLPLLDECHRTLRPGGVLHVMSPWWRHVNAVADPTHVRLLDVQTFKGICGQRPPGTPRWYPLHSGCDGASIFADLTPLGPDDPAPARTHLARFFD; encoded by the coding sequence ATGGTCGCGATGGCCCAATCCGCACCCTCGGCCGAGCGGCTGCGGGCGGTCGACGGATTCCTCGCCGAGGCGTGGGCGGATCTGGCCCGGCACGACGACCGGCTGCGCGCGCTGGCGGTGGAGGTGCGCTTCGACCGGGGCGTCGCGCACCTGGCCGGCGAGGTCGCCGACCCGGCCGAGCTGCGGCTGGTCCGTGACCTGGTCGGCCGGCTCGCCGGCGTGCTCGGCGTCTGGTGCAAGGTGAGCATCGGCGGCCGAAACCCGGTGGTGGTGGACCTGGGCTGCGGGGCGACCAAGCAGTGGCCGGGCAACCTGGGACTGGACATCTACCCCGCGCCCGGGGTGGACGCGGTGGCCGACCTCTCCGGCTCGCTGCCGCTGGCCGACGACTCGGTGGACGTCTTCTTCGCGGTGCACATCCTGGAGCACCTGATCGACTTCCTGCCGCTGCTGGACGAGTGCCACCGGACGCTCCGGCCGGGCGGCGTGCTGCACGTGATGAGCCCCTGGTGGCGGCACGTGAACGCGGTCGCCGACCCGACCCACGTCCGGCTGCTGGACGTGCAGACGTTCAAGGGCATCTGCGGTCAGCGCCCGCCGGGCACGCCCCGCTGGTACCCGCTGCACTCCGGCTGCGACGGCGCGTCGATCTTCGCCGACCTCACCCCCCTCGGCCCGGACGACCCGGCGCCCGCCCGGACCCACCTGGCCCGCTTCTTCGACTGA
- a CDS encoding LacI family DNA-binding transcriptional regulator yields MRHRLKDVAERAGVSVKTVSNVVNGYLHVRPDTRARVEEAIAELNYRPNLSARNLRKGRTGVIALAVPELDIPYFAELARHVVTAAAAHGWTVLIDQTGGGPEQERKAASGIGDHMIDGLIFSPLALTADDLTGLDGMPMVLLGERIDHGPADHVVVDNVAAAREITAHLIGLGRRRIAAIGSQRTPEGASARLRLAGYTAALEEAGIGYDEKLVAPAPAWHRADGAAAMRDLLSSGVRPDAVFCFNDTLALGALRALHEAGLRVPEDVAVAGFDDIEDGRFSIPTLTTVAPDKERIARLAVDLLAGRLDGDREAPPRELTAPHRLATRESTTGRP; encoded by the coding sequence GTGCGGCACAGGCTCAAGGACGTCGCCGAGCGGGCCGGCGTGTCGGTGAAGACCGTCTCCAACGTGGTCAACGGCTACCTGCACGTCCGGCCGGACACCCGGGCCCGGGTGGAGGAGGCGATCGCCGAGCTGAACTACCGGCCCAACCTCTCCGCCCGCAACCTGCGCAAGGGGCGGACCGGGGTGATCGCCCTGGCCGTCCCGGAGCTGGACATCCCGTACTTCGCCGAGCTGGCCCGGCACGTCGTCACGGCCGCCGCCGCGCACGGCTGGACGGTGCTGATCGACCAGACCGGCGGCGGCCCGGAGCAGGAACGCAAGGCCGCCAGCGGGATCGGCGACCACATGATCGACGGCCTGATCTTCAGCCCGCTGGCGCTCACCGCCGACGATCTCACCGGCCTCGACGGCATGCCGATGGTGCTGCTCGGTGAGCGGATCGACCACGGCCCGGCCGACCACGTCGTGGTCGACAACGTGGCCGCCGCCCGGGAGATCACCGCCCACCTGATCGGGCTCGGCCGCCGCCGGATCGCCGCCATCGGCTCGCAGCGGACCCCGGAGGGCGCCAGCGCCCGGCTCCGCCTGGCCGGCTACACCGCTGCCCTGGAGGAGGCCGGCATCGGGTACGACGAGAAGCTGGTGGCGCCCGCGCCGGCCTGGCACCGCGCGGACGGCGCGGCCGCCATGCGTGACCTGCTCTCCTCCGGCGTACGCCCCGACGCCGTCTTCTGTTTCAACGACACCCTCGCCCTCGGCGCCCTGCGCGCCCTGCACGAGGCGGGGCTGCGGGTGCCCGAGGACGTCGCGGTGGCCGGCTTCGACGACATCGAGGACGGCCGGTTCTCCATCCCCACCCTCACCACCGTCGCCCCCGACAAGGAACGCATCGCGCGGCTCGCGGTGGACCTGCTGGCCGGCCGCCTCGACGGCGACCGGGAGGCTCCGCCCCGCGAACTCACCGCCCCCCACCGCCTGGCCACCCGCGAGAGCACCACCGGCCGCCCCTGA
- a CDS encoding amino acid permease C-terminal domain-containing protein → MSVGDGRRAHPARFAAEHLSLVENFHYSQSGARPPARSISQVGPNVRGDPPHTAVRDVSDRRRRLGAVDLRPDLDRPFKVPFSPVLPIVSALACLYLMLNLSVETWLRFLAWMLLGGLTYFGYGYRRNRLARREAAPDHAEPQVSATL, encoded by the coding sequence GTGTCGGTCGGCGACGGACGCCGGGCACATCCGGCAAGATTCGCCGCAGAACATCTGTCGCTGGTAGAAAACTTTCACTATTCCCAGAGCGGCGCAAGACCTCCGGCCCGATCGATCTCCCAGGTCGGACCGAACGTCCGAGGTGACCCACCGCACACGGCGGTTCGTGACGTTTCCGACAGGCGCCGCCGGCTCGGCGCCGTCGACCTGCGCCCCGACCTGGACCGGCCGTTCAAGGTGCCGTTCTCCCCGGTGCTGCCGATCGTCTCCGCGCTGGCCTGCCTCTACCTGATGCTCAACCTGTCGGTGGAGACCTGGCTCCGGTTCCTGGCCTGGATGCTGCTCGGCGGCCTCACCTACTTCGGCTACGGGTACCGCCGCAACCGCCTGGCCCGCCGCGAGGCTGCCCCCGATCACGCCGAACCACAGGTTTCTGCAACGCTGTAA
- a CDS encoding glycoside hydrolase family 10 protein has translation MKATRLGAAGLAVALLGALVAGTPASAAESDTTTAPTAPTSTTCASDPATPKRQFRAMWISSVVNIDWPTKASQTAPDRIAAQQAEYLGWLDLAQKLHHNAVVVQVRPTADAFWPSAYEPWSEFLTGVRGQDPGWDPLAFLVAESHKRNLEFHAWFNPYRVSMPAPAGAGADLAKLAPNHPARQHPDWVFAYPPAGVAGSRLYYNPGIPEVREFVQTAMMDAVSRYDIDGVHFDDYFYPYPSGTYQVPDDATFAAYNRGFTDKADWRRDNINLLIQEMSGRIKAAKPWVKFGVSPFGIWRNKSADPAGSDTTGSQSYDIISADTRKWVKQEWIDYVVPQLYWYIGQYPAADYARLVPWWAETVHGTRVQLYIGQADYKSGEPAYGPYWQNPRELSNHLTLNRSYPEVLGNVHFSAVQVRANRLGATDIYAAEHYSRPALVPAMAQLPSQPLLAPVVTGAERQADGVRLTWRQPADGEGPFGTATSYAVYRFDGTGIADRCDFADASHLVATVRGDAGDVQSWVDRTAEAGQHYTYHVTALDRVWNEGPASPPRFVH, from the coding sequence ATGAAGGCAACTCGGCTCGGAGCCGCCGGGCTGGCCGTGGCGCTGCTCGGCGCGCTCGTCGCCGGCACCCCCGCGAGCGCGGCGGAGAGCGACACGACCACCGCCCCCACCGCCCCCACCTCCACCACCTGCGCCAGCGACCCGGCCACCCCGAAGCGTCAGTTCCGCGCGATGTGGATCTCGTCCGTGGTGAACATCGACTGGCCCACCAAGGCGTCGCAGACCGCGCCGGACCGGATCGCCGCCCAGCAGGCGGAGTACCTGGGCTGGCTCGACCTGGCCCAGAAGCTGCACCACAACGCCGTCGTGGTCCAGGTCCGCCCGACCGCCGACGCGTTCTGGCCCTCGGCGTACGAGCCGTGGTCGGAGTTCCTGACCGGGGTGCGCGGCCAGGACCCGGGCTGGGACCCGCTGGCCTTCCTGGTGGCGGAGTCGCACAAGCGGAACCTGGAGTTCCACGCCTGGTTCAACCCGTACCGCGTCTCGATGCCCGCCCCCGCCGGGGCCGGCGCGGACCTCGCGAAGCTCGCGCCGAACCACCCGGCCCGGCAGCACCCGGACTGGGTCTTCGCCTACCCGCCGGCCGGGGTCGCCGGCAGCCGGCTCTACTACAACCCCGGCATCCCCGAGGTCCGCGAGTTCGTCCAGACCGCGATGATGGACGCGGTCAGCCGGTACGACATCGATGGCGTGCACTTCGACGACTACTTCTACCCGTACCCGAGCGGCACGTACCAGGTGCCGGACGACGCCACCTTCGCGGCCTACAACCGGGGCTTCACCGACAAGGCCGACTGGCGGCGGGACAACATCAACCTGCTCATCCAGGAGATGAGCGGTCGGATCAAGGCGGCCAAGCCGTGGGTGAAGTTCGGGGTCAGCCCGTTCGGCATCTGGCGCAACAAGTCGGCCGACCCGGCCGGCTCGGACACCACCGGCTCGCAGTCGTACGACATCATCTCCGCCGACACCCGCAAGTGGGTCAAGCAGGAGTGGATCGACTACGTGGTGCCGCAGCTCTACTGGTACATCGGCCAGTACCCGGCCGCCGACTACGCCCGGCTGGTGCCCTGGTGGGCGGAGACCGTGCACGGCACCCGGGTGCAGCTCTACATCGGCCAGGCCGACTACAAGAGCGGTGAACCGGCGTACGGGCCGTACTGGCAGAACCCGCGGGAGCTGTCGAACCACCTCACGCTCAACCGGTCGTACCCGGAGGTGCTCGGCAACGTGCACTTCTCCGCGGTGCAGGTGAGGGCGAACCGCCTCGGGGCGACCGACATCTACGCCGCCGAGCACTACTCCCGCCCCGCGCTGGTGCCGGCCATGGCGCAGCTGCCGTCGCAGCCGCTGCTCGCCCCGGTGGTGACCGGCGCCGAGCGGCAGGCCGACGGGGTCCGGCTGACCTGGCGGCAGCCGGCGGACGGCGAGGGCCCGTTCGGCACCGCCACCTCGTACGCGGTCTACCGGTTCGACGGGACCGGCATCGCTGACCGCTGCGACTTCGCCGACGCGTCGCACCTGGTCGCCACCGTGCGGGGCGACGCGGGCGACGTGCAGTCCTGGGTGGACAGGACCGCCGAGGCCGGCCAGCACTACACGTACCACGTGACCGCGCTGGACCGGGTCTGGAACGAGGGGCCGGCCAGCCCGCCGCGCTTCGTGCACTGA
- a CDS encoding phospholipase, with protein sequence MSRRLATLLISGTLALLTALGVASPASAAVSTEQKLAVLSSWTQTSATSYNAWNAGRLNKAAWSEYAFDWSTDYCSSSPDNPLGFNFSLSCYRHDFGYRNYKAMGQFSANKSRLDSAFYADLKRVCATYNIVVRPACYSLAWTYYEAVSVFGSVAAVQQSDIDRAARMKADAERRAAARS encoded by the coding sequence GTGTCCAGACGCCTCGCCACCCTCCTCATCTCCGGCACGCTCGCGCTGCTCACCGCGCTGGGCGTGGCCTCCCCCGCATCCGCCGCGGTGAGCACCGAGCAGAAGCTCGCGGTGCTCTCCAGTTGGACCCAGACCAGCGCCACCAGCTACAACGCCTGGAACGCCGGCCGACTGAACAAGGCCGCCTGGTCGGAGTACGCCTTCGACTGGTCGACCGACTACTGCTCCTCCAGCCCGGACAACCCGCTCGGCTTCAACTTCAGCCTCTCCTGCTACCGGCACGACTTCGGTTACCGCAACTACAAGGCGATGGGCCAGTTCTCCGCCAACAAGTCCCGTCTGGACAGCGCCTTCTACGCCGACCTGAAGCGGGTCTGCGCTACGTACAACATCGTCGTCCGGCCGGCCTGCTACAGCCTGGCCTGGACCTACTACGAGGCGGTCAGCGTCTTCGGCTCCGTCGCCGCCGTCCAGCAGTCCGACATCGACCGCGCCGCCCGGATGAAGGCCGACGCCGAACGCCGCGCCGCCGCCCGCTCCTGA